In Hermetia illucens chromosome 1, iHerIll2.2.curated.20191125, whole genome shotgun sequence, one genomic interval encodes:
- the LOC119661692 gene encoding uncharacterized protein LOC119661692, whose product MQTQYLHYIIGPRSPVVESQSTNGFVNVTQSSVDVFIDNSNLQDQTDSLDQAVSIAFLQNLDERLYKLDDLISPSKFWRAFHPYFKDFISVNSIPWWKPLKYFNWGSLEDAIVRLSKNETYDVFAGTSGNVVFLSNDKCSDPYPLTYKVEPHDRNIPLYVWNYIRKKDLTDDGVVVIGINSPFFDSLSKENIICEDICDKLPWFNQLNKRRKMPALGFLFCCKPGEVKDKLDGFPIIQNL is encoded by the exons ATGCAGACCCAATATCTACATTATATTATCGGCCCACGTAGCCCCGTCGTTGAGTCCCAATCGACGAATGGTTTTGTCAATGTAACGCAATCTTCGGTCGATGTTTTCATTGACAACAGCAACTTGCAGGATCA GACGGACTCTCTAGATCAAGCGGTTTCAATTGCATTTCTTCAAAATCTCGATGAACGCCTATATAAATTGGATGACCTTATATCCCCGTCGAAATTCTGGAGAGCCTTCCATCCTTACTTCAAAGACTTCATCAGTGTGAATTCAATCCCTTGGTGGAAGCCCTTGAAATATTTTAACTGGGGATCATTAGAAGATGCCATAGTTAGACTATCAAAAAACGAAACATACGATGTCTTCGCAGGCACTTCTGGTAATGTCGTTTTTCTAAGTAACGATAAATGTTCAGATCCATATCCACTAACATACAAAGTTGAACCGCATGATcgtaatataccattatatgTTTGGAACTACATAAGAAAAAAGGACCTCACTGACGACGGTGTTGTGGTGATTGGGATAAACTCACCGTTCTTCGATAGTCTAAGTAAAGAAAATATTATCTGTGAGGATATTTGTGATAAGTTACCCTGGTTTAACCAATTAAATAAAAGGCGGAAAATGCCAGCTCTAGGTTTTCTATTTTGCTGCAAACCAGGGGAGGTAAAGGATAAATTAGATGGTTTTCCGATCAttcaaaatttgtaa
- the LOC119647223 gene encoding uncharacterized protein LOC119647223, giving the protein MWRLLILSLCLLTTLAAKCSLKFAKGRPGIFVQKFGSNRIILSVKDGEVSWDNRAKIEGYCPGGFRNYARHGSDYQAHLTFSCTNSLDVRYQRDDNNGDIARNDGSLSCTTTSKYYEVRIPTCSGSR; this is encoded by the exons ATGTGGAGGTTGCTCATTCTCTCGCTGTGTCTTCTGACCACCCTAGCAGCCAAATGTTCGTTGAAATTTGCCAAAGGTCGGCCCGGTATATTTGTCCAGAAGTTCGGTTCAAACCGTATCATTCTGAGTGTGAAAGATGGTGAAGTCTCTTGGGATAATCGTGCCAAAATTGAAGGTTACTGTCCTGGCGGATTTAG AAACTACGCGCGTCATGGAAGTGACTATCAGGCGCACCTTACATTCTCATGTACTAATTCTCTTGATGTACGTTATCAGAGAGATGATAATAACGGTGACATAGCCAGAAACGATGGGTCCCTATCTTGTACCACAACGTCAAAATATTACGAAGTGCGAATTCCTACTT GCAGTGGTTCTCGCTGA
- the LOC119647215 gene encoding uncharacterized protein LOC119647215, which yields MWRLLILSLGVLTTLAAKCTLKFDKGRPGIFVQKFGSNRIILSVKDGEVSWDNRAQIEGYCPGGFSNYAYSSNDDTGPLTFACSDSLHAQYRRDDNNADIARNHGSLSCTTTSTYYEVRIPTCNKKGLAYGFFIGTQAVVLAEVCYNLDLMQTQYLHYIIGPRSPVVESQSTNGFVNVTRSSVDVFIDNSNLQDQTDSLDLAVSVAFPQNIDEPLYKLDDLISPSKFWRAFHPYFNDFISVNSIPWWKPLKYFNWGSLEDAIVRLSKNETYDVFAGTSGNVVYPSNDKCSDPYPLTYKVESHDRNIPLYVWNYIRKKDLTDDGVVVIGINSPFFDSLSKENIICEDICDKLPWFNQLNKRRKMPALGFLFCCKPGDVKDKLDGFPVIQNL from the exons ATGTGGAGGTTGCTCATTCTCTCGCTGGGTGTTCTGACCACCCTAGCAGCCAAATGTACGTTGAAATTTGACAAAGGTCGGCCCGGCATATTTGTCCAGAAGTTCGGTTCAAACCGTATCATTCTGAGTGTAAAAGATGGTGAAGTCTCTTGGGATAATCGTGCTCAAATTGAAGGTTACTGTCCTGGCGGATTTAG CAACTACGCGTATTCTTCAAATGATGATACGGGGCCACTTACATTCGCATGCTCTGATTCCCTTCATGCACAGTATCGGAGAGATGATAATAACGCTGACATAGCCAGAAATCATGGGTCCCTATCTTGTACCACAACGTCAACATATTACGAAGTGCGAATTCCTACTTGCAACAAGAAAGGTCTGGCATATGGATTTTTCATAGGAACCCAGGCAGTGGTTCTCGCTGAAGTGTGTTATAACCTGGACTTAATGCAGACCCAATATCTGCATTATATTATCGGCCCACGTAGCCCCGTCGTTGAGTCCCAATCAACGAATGGTTTTGTCAATGTAACGAGATCTTCGGTCGATGTTTTCATTGACAACAGCAACTTGCAGGATCA GACGGACTCTCTAGATCTAGCGGTTTCAGTTGCATTTCCTCAAAATATCGATGAACCCCTATATAAATTGGATGACCTTATATCCCCGTCGAAATTCTGGAGAGCCTTCCATCCTTACTTCAACGACTTCATCAGTGTGAATTCAATCCCTTGGTGGAAGCctttgaaatattttaactGGGGATCATTAGAAGATGCCATAGTTAGACTATCAAAAAACGAAACATACGATGTCTTCGCAGGCACTTCTGGTAATGTCGTTTATCCAAGTAACGATAAATGTTCAGATCCATATCCACTAACCTACAAAGTTGAATCGCATGATcgtaatataccattatatgTTTGGAACTACATAAGAAAAAAGGACCTCACTGACGACGGTGTTGTGGTGATTGGGATCAACTCACCGTTCTTCGACAGTCTAAGTAAAGAAAATATTATCTGTGAAGATATTTGTGATAAGTTACCCTGGTTTAACCAATTAAATAAAAGGCGGAAAATGCCAGCTCTAGGTTTTCTATTTTGCTGCAAACCAGGGGACGTAAAGGATAAATTAGATGGTTTTCCAGTCAttcaaaatttgtaa